From Burkholderia sp. WP9, a single genomic window includes:
- a CDS encoding EAL domain-containing protein, with protein sequence MAFSEPRSPFFKWVVSSAQNLSADNRQILLANLFTRTSSIVFASVCEISVCATAYFLHPRPLYAGWGAAVVALLIARLALIWLCSSRSAKGRPTPTSAFLFASLLWSMLFGFGALLCNISGDQTLFLLGNVCAVGVIGGLAGRNAGTPRLVMLQITCILAPLALGAALSPGSGKLVLLFQAPFCAAGFFTVALRSNRDTVALLLARESSHRLAHHDSLTGLPNRTRISELLLERTERGALGKGQSFAVLLIDLDGFKAINDSLGHAAGDQILQEAAIRLREVLPGGELVGRLAGDEFVAFSDGGGQARDVRILADRIVKTLARPFALREALVHIGASVGISLYPEHARTGPQLLICADRALYAVKRSGKSAYAIFDAGKHASDESLSLLRSDLEGALHSFSGLRMEYQPIVDLSSGAVSGREALMRWTHPTRGELPPSSFIPTAERTGLILALGQWALLQSCKEAVTWRDKVTVAVNVSPVQLREESFASTVAGILRKTRLPPQRLNIEVTETVLLNDDVVTRRNIARLQALGIGLALDDFGTGFSTMSTLVRFSFDKLKIDSSFVKESVHRRESAAVVRGIVALAREIGMPTTAEGIETQEQLDFVRVCGCTHAQGFLLGRPVQGHEIARIEEKAAAHSAKQ encoded by the coding sequence ATGGCTTTCAGCGAACCAAGGTCTCCATTTTTCAAGTGGGTCGTCTCTTCCGCTCAGAACCTGAGCGCAGACAATCGGCAGATATTGCTTGCGAATCTGTTCACGCGAACCTCGTCGATTGTGTTTGCGTCCGTTTGTGAAATCAGCGTCTGCGCGACCGCATACTTCCTTCATCCCAGACCCCTCTACGCAGGCTGGGGCGCCGCTGTTGTCGCATTGCTGATCGCACGGCTCGCGTTGATCTGGTTGTGCTCCTCGCGTAGCGCCAAGGGGCGGCCAACACCGACATCCGCGTTTCTGTTCGCGAGCCTGCTCTGGAGCATGCTGTTCGGTTTCGGCGCGTTGCTTTGCAATATCAGCGGAGATCAAACACTTTTCCTGCTCGGCAACGTTTGCGCGGTGGGCGTGATTGGCGGATTGGCCGGACGCAATGCCGGCACGCCCCGGCTCGTCATGCTGCAGATTACGTGCATTCTGGCGCCCCTTGCTCTTGGCGCGGCGCTGTCTCCTGGTTCCGGCAAACTGGTGTTGCTGTTTCAGGCGCCCTTTTGCGCCGCAGGCTTCTTTACGGTCGCGCTGCGCAGCAATCGCGATACGGTCGCGTTACTCCTCGCACGGGAAAGCAGCCATCGGCTCGCCCATCACGACAGCCTGACGGGCTTACCCAATCGCACGCGTATCAGTGAGCTGCTGCTTGAGCGCACAGAGAGAGGAGCGTTGGGCAAAGGCCAATCGTTCGCTGTTCTACTGATCGATCTCGACGGATTCAAGGCGATCAACGACAGTCTTGGCCATGCCGCCGGCGACCAGATCCTTCAGGAAGCGGCGATCCGCTTGCGCGAAGTGTTGCCCGGCGGCGAGCTCGTTGGACGACTGGCCGGCGACGAGTTCGTGGCGTTTTCCGATGGTGGCGGGCAGGCCCGCGACGTCCGGATTCTGGCGGACCGCATCGTCAAGACCCTGGCGCGCCCATTCGCGCTGCGCGAGGCGCTGGTGCATATCGGCGCGAGCGTGGGGATCTCGCTCTATCCCGAGCACGCGAGAACCGGCCCGCAATTGCTGATTTGCGCCGATCGCGCGTTGTATGCCGTGAAACGCAGCGGCAAGAGTGCGTACGCCATTTTCGATGCGGGCAAGCACGCATCGGATGAAAGCCTGAGCCTTCTGCGCAGCGACCTGGAAGGCGCGCTGCATTCGTTCAGCGGCTTGCGCATGGAGTATCAGCCCATCGTCGATCTCAGCAGCGGTGCGGTGTCAGGACGCGAGGCGCTGATGCGCTGGACCCACCCGACTCGCGGCGAACTCCCGCCGTCCTCATTCATTCCCACTGCCGAACGCACGGGGCTTATTCTGGCGTTGGGACAGTGGGCTTTGCTGCAATCGTGCAAGGAAGCGGTGACCTGGCGCGACAAGGTCACCGTCGCCGTGAACGTTTCACCGGTGCAATTGAGGGAGGAGTCGTTTGCGTCGACCGTCGCGGGGATTCTGCGCAAGACCAGACTGCCGCCGCAGCGCCTGAATATCGAGGTCACGGAAACGGTACTCTTGAACGACGATGTCGTGACCCGGCGTAATATCGCGAGGCTGCAGGCATTAGGCATTGGTCTTGCGCTGGACGATTTCGGCACCGGCTTTTCGACCATGTCGACTCTTGTGCGTTTTTCGTTCGACAAGCTCAAGATCGACAGCTCTTTCGTCAAGGAGTCCGTGCATCGCCGCGAATCGGCTGCGGTGGTGCGTGGGATCGTGGCATTGGCGCGGGAGAT